A window of Thunnus thynnus chromosome 17, fThuThy2.1, whole genome shotgun sequence contains these coding sequences:
- the LOC137167994 gene encoding tumor necrosis factor ligand superfamily member 14-like isoform X2, producing MAEGGHPSVYVVDSHATFPPVPPRLSQGRRRAGVGQTLLFILMSVALCGMTIEACLIYRLYQAESVTSASVSKIIAGISATATKLRSRVISPSKPVAHLTDGQDVVHAKDIMAWSTDADPLLYKIDYKDRSLVIQKEGYYYVYSKVSFSDNGIFHHRVDLRTEKFTGKSINLLKSRKYSNHFKHPEQSNSYLGGVFHLFKDDAIFVKVSNTSKIVRQDPTENVFGAYMI from the exons ATGGCCGAGGGTGGGCATCCCTCTGTGTACGTGGTGGACAGCCATGCCACCTTCCCTCCAGTGCCACCCAGACTAAGCCAGGGGCGACGGCGGGCCGGTGTGGGACAAACCCTGCTCTTCATCCTGATGAGCGTGGCATTGTGCGGCATGACCATAGAGGCCTGTCTCATCTACCGTCTCTACCAAGCTGAATCT GTCACCTCAGCATCAGTCTCTAAGATCATTGCAGGTATAT CTGCTACTGCCACTAAATTGCGCAGTCGTGTTATTTCTCCTTCCAAACCGGTTGCACATCTGACAG aTGGACAAGATGTAGTTCATGCAAAAGACATTATGGCATGGAGCACAGATGCAGACCCTCTCCTCTATAAAATAGACTACAAAGACAGAAGTCTTGTCATTCAGAAGGAGGGGTATTACTATGTCTACTCCAAAGTTTCCTTCTCAGACAACGGTATATTTCATCATCGTGTTGATTTGCGTACTGAAAAGTTTACTGGGAAAAGTATTAACCTCTTGAAGTCCAGGAAATATTCCAATCATTTCAAACACCCCGAACAATCCAACAGTTACCTGGGTGGAGTGTTTCACCTCTTCAAAGATGATGCCATTTTTGTGAAAGTGAGCAACACCTCAAAAATTGTGCGACAGGACCCCACTGAGAATGTCTTTGGTGCATATATGATATGA
- the tnfsf18 gene encoding tumor necrosis factor ligand superfamily member 18, with product MPQIIQHTLIHVLLLWTTILSIFQIVFIVLLFTGGHHAPLQFQNKSNAALGGSMPLQADSPTPSNNRPHWGSMITYVGSSVKNTTVSWKVKTTGSGLISEEGCNLTIKRDGYFFLTLQVTLSSCEEKKQMVKLKLKEKIILQGTINTNTCSTGLLGKVQGLSAGGELMVTIDPPSTSIVADEYLTHLDVIYMGTP from the exons ATGCCACAGATTATCCAGCATACCCTGATCCATGTCCTGCTGTTGTGGACCACCATCCTTTCTATTTTCCAAATTGTGTTCATCGTCCTCTTATTCACAGGTGGACATCATGCGCCG CTCCagtttcagaataaaagcaatGCAGCACTGGGGGGCTCAATGCCATTGCAGGCAGACAGTCCAACTCCG TCTAACAACAGGCCTCACTGGGGCAGCATGATCACCTATGTAGGAAGTTCAG tcaaaaacacaacGGTTTCATGGAAGGTAAAAACAACGGGTTCAGGCTTGATCTCTGAAGAAGGATGTAATCTGACCATAAAGAGGGATGGATATTTCTTCCTGACTCTTCAGGTGACACTGTCTtcatgtgaagaaaaaaaacaaatggtgaagctgaagttgaaagaaaaaatTATTCTGCAGGGTACgattaacacaaacacatgcagcacaGGCCTCCTCGGCAAGGTGCAGGGACTCTCTGCTGGAGGCGAACTGATGGTCACCATCGACCCGCCATCCACATCGATTGTTGCTGATGAATATCTCACCCACCTGGATGTCATCTACATGGGCACGCCTTAG
- the LOC137167994 gene encoding tumor necrosis factor ligand superfamily member 14-like isoform X1, translated as MAEGGHPSVYVVDSHATFPPVPPRLSQGRRRAGVGQTLLFILMSVALCGMTIEACLIYRLYQAESVTSASVSKIIAEQKAATATKLRSRVISPSKPVAHLTDGQDVVHAKDIMAWSTDADPLLYKIDYKDRSLVIQKEGYYYVYSKVSFSDNGIFHHRVDLRTEKFTGKSINLLKSRKYSNHFKHPEQSNSYLGGVFHLFKDDAIFVKVSNTSKIVRQDPTENVFGAYMI; from the exons ATGGCCGAGGGTGGGCATCCCTCTGTGTACGTGGTGGACAGCCATGCCACCTTCCCTCCAGTGCCACCCAGACTAAGCCAGGGGCGACGGCGGGCCGGTGTGGGACAAACCCTGCTCTTCATCCTGATGAGCGTGGCATTGTGCGGCATGACCATAGAGGCCTGTCTCATCTACCGTCTCTACCAAGCTGAATCT GTCACCTCAGCATCAGTCTCTAAGATCATTGCAG AACAAAAAGCTGCTACTGCCACTAAATTGCGCAGTCGTGTTATTTCTCCTTCCAAACCGGTTGCACATCTGACAG aTGGACAAGATGTAGTTCATGCAAAAGACATTATGGCATGGAGCACAGATGCAGACCCTCTCCTCTATAAAATAGACTACAAAGACAGAAGTCTTGTCATTCAGAAGGAGGGGTATTACTATGTCTACTCCAAAGTTTCCTTCTCAGACAACGGTATATTTCATCATCGTGTTGATTTGCGTACTGAAAAGTTTACTGGGAAAAGTATTAACCTCTTGAAGTCCAGGAAATATTCCAATCATTTCAAACACCCCGAACAATCCAACAGTTACCTGGGTGGAGTGTTTCACCTCTTCAAAGATGATGCCATTTTTGTGAAAGTGAGCAACACCTCAAAAATTGTGCGACAGGACCCCACTGAGAATGTCTTTGGTGCATATATGATATGA
- the ppap2d gene encoding phosphatidic acid phosphatase type 2D: MQKFNSSGSHSSTLPRDAELQLRLADSGGAGEGKENGAGKHFLTQPEEESSVCTKRRMLVGLDVICLCVASIPFFACELKAVTPYRRGFFCGDSSITYPYVEREAIPDSLLIAGGIAITGLTIALGECYRVRFRGVHSRAFVRNRYVSCLYKELGSFLFGCCVGQSLTNMAKLSVGRLRPNFLSVCNITYASINCTPGSYVSQVTCRQHNQKMVEEARKSFFSGHASFAMYTMLYLAFYLQARLSWRGARLLRPLIQFLLVMIAIYTGLSRISDYRHHPTDVLTGFIQGGLTAYWVAFYISSMFKPCARPDLSPTNMSLESPLSSQQTVC; the protein is encoded by the exons ATGCAAAAGTTCAATTCCAGCGGTAGCCACAGCAGCACGCTGCCCCGGGACGCGGAGCTCCAGCTGCGGTTAGCTGACAGTGGAGGAGCCGGGGAAGGGAAGGAGAACGGCGCCGGGAAGCATTTCCTCACCCAGCCTGAGGAGGAGAGCTCGGTTTGCACCAAGAGGAGGATGCTCGTCGGTTTGGATGTAATATGTCTTTGTGTCG CTTCCATCCCATTCTTTGCGTGTGAGTTGAAGGCAGTGACGCCGTACAGGCGAGGATTCTTCTGTGGAGACTCCAGTATTACCTATCCCTACGTGGAGAGAGAGGCCATCCCAGACAGCCTGCTCATTGCTGGTGGCATAGCCATCACTGGCCTTACA ATTGCACTGGGTGAATGTTACCGGGTGCGTTTCCGAGGTGTACACTCACGGGCATTTGTTCGCAACCGCTATGTGTCATGTCTATACAAGGAGCTGGGAAGCTTCCTGTTTGGTTGCTGCGTAGGTCAGTCTCTCACTAATATGGCAAAGCTAAGCGTGGGGCGCCTGCGACccaacttcctgtctgtctgtaacatCACCTATGCGTCCATCAACTGCACTCCGGGCAGCTATGTGTCCCAGGTCACCTGCAGGCAGCACAACCAGAAGATGGTGGAGGAGGCGAG GAAGTCCTTTTTCTCTGGCCATGCTTCCTTTGCCATGTACACCATGCTCTATTTGGCA TTCTACCTGCAGGCACGGTTGTCGTGGCGAGGAGCTCGACTGTTACGCCCACTCATACAGTTCCTATTAGTGATGATCGCCATCTACACCGGCCTGAGCCGCATCTCTGACTACCGTCACCACCCAACTGATGTCCTCACAGGCTTCATCCAAGGAGGGCTCACTGCATACTGGGTG GCCTTCTACATCTCCTCAATGTTTAAGCCATGTGCCCGTCCAGACCTGTCTCCCACTAACATGTCCCTGGAGAGTCCACTGTCCAGCCAACAAACTGTCTGTTAG